One Streptomyces sp. L2 genomic window carries:
- a CDS encoding beta-N-acetylhexosaminidase, with protein sequence MTRLLGSLLLMAAAGATTLGAAPAPAHAAATPLDRVVPAPASVTPGGSPYRITRGTRVRVDASGSGSASGSGEVRRIAEYLTGVLRPSTGYRLPITDHGTGGIRLRLAEGPFGAEGYRLHSGSAGITLTASAPAGLFHGVQTLRQLLPAAVEKRTVQPGPWTVAGGTVEDRPRYGYRGAMLDVSRHFFGVAQVKRYIDQLALYKINELHLHLSDDQGWRIAVDSWPRLAPYGGSTEVGGGPGGYYTKADYREIVRYAAARYVEVVPEIDMPGHTNAALASYPELNCDGTAPPLYTGTDVGFSSLCVPKQVTYDFVDDVIRELAALTPGRYLHIGGDEAHSTSHADYVTFMNRVQPIVTKYGKTVIGWHQLTGATPVPGALAQYWGLDGTSAAEKAQVAKAAQHGTGLILSPADRVYLDMKYSKDTKLGLDWAGLVSVKRSYDWDPGSYLPGAPESAVKGVEAPLWSETLTTSADIEYMAFPRLAGAAELGWSPAATHDWDTYKVRLAAQGPRWDALGIGYFRSPEVPWQG encoded by the coding sequence ATGACCCGCCTCCTCGGGTCGCTGCTGCTCATGGCGGCCGCCGGCGCCACCACGCTGGGCGCCGCGCCCGCGCCGGCCCACGCGGCGGCCACGCCCCTGGACCGGGTGGTCCCCGCGCCCGCCTCGGTCACGCCCGGCGGATCGCCGTACCGCATCACGCGCGGCACCCGCGTCCGCGTCGACGCCTCCGGTTCCGGCTCCGCGTCGGGTTCCGGTGAGGTCCGGCGGATCGCCGAGTACCTCACCGGCGTGCTGCGGCCCTCCACCGGATACCGGCTGCCGATCACCGACCACGGCACCGGCGGCATCCGGCTCCGGCTCGCCGAGGGGCCGTTCGGCGCCGAGGGCTACCGCCTGCACAGCGGCTCGGCCGGGATCACGCTGACCGCGAGCGCGCCCGCCGGGCTCTTCCACGGAGTCCAGACCCTGCGCCAGCTGCTCCCGGCGGCCGTCGAGAAGAGGACCGTCCAGCCCGGCCCGTGGACCGTCGCGGGCGGCACCGTCGAGGACCGTCCGCGCTACGGCTACCGGGGCGCCATGCTGGACGTCTCCCGGCACTTCTTCGGTGTCGCCCAGGTCAAGCGCTACATCGACCAGCTGGCCCTGTACAAGATCAACGAACTCCACCTCCACCTCAGCGACGACCAGGGCTGGCGCATCGCCGTCGACTCCTGGCCGCGACTGGCGCCGTACGGCGGCTCCACCGAGGTCGGCGGCGGTCCTGGCGGGTACTACACCAAGGCCGACTACCGGGAGATCGTCCGCTACGCGGCCGCGCGGTATGTCGAGGTCGTCCCCGAGATCGACATGCCCGGCCACACCAACGCGGCCCTCGCCTCCTACCCCGAACTCAACTGCGACGGCACAGCGCCCCCGCTCTACACCGGCACCGACGTCGGTTTCAGCTCGCTGTGCGTGCCGAAGCAGGTGACGTACGACTTCGTGGACGACGTCATCCGCGAACTGGCGGCGCTCACCCCCGGCCGCTACCTGCACATCGGCGGCGACGAGGCGCACTCCACCAGCCACGCCGACTACGTCACCTTCATGAACAGGGTCCAGCCGATCGTCACCAAGTACGGCAAGACGGTCATCGGCTGGCACCAGCTGACCGGCGCCACCCCCGTGCCGGGCGCGCTCGCCCAGTACTGGGGACTGGACGGCACCAGCGCGGCGGAGAAGGCCCAGGTGGCGAAGGCCGCCCAGCACGGCACCGGGCTGATCCTCTCCCCGGCCGACCGGGTGTACCTGGACATGAAGTACTCCAAGGACACCAAGCTCGGCCTGGACTGGGCGGGCCTGGTCAGCGTGAAGCGGTCGTACGACTGGGACCCGGGCAGCTACCTCCCCGGCGCCCCGGAGTCGGCGGTCAAGGGCGTGGAGGCGCCCCTCTGGTCGGAGACCCTGACCACGTCCGCCGACATCGAGTACATGGCGTTCCCCCGCCTCGCGGGCGCGGCCGAGCTGGGCTGGTCCCCGGCGGCCACCCACGACTGGGACACCTACAAGGTGCGCCTCGCCGCGCAGGGCCCCCGCTGGGACGCCCTCGGCATCGGCTACTTCCGCTCGCCGGAGGTCCCCTGGCAGGGCTAG
- a CDS encoding IucA/IucC family siderophore biosynthesis protein, which produces MTLPTPLPTPLPTPLPTPHADAVAHLSPERWDTANRLLVRKALAELAHERLITPEADGEGYLVRSDDGLTTYRFTATRRALNHWDIDADSLTRHRAGTELPLAALDFVVELRRSLGLGDEVLPVYLEEISSTLSGTCYKLTKPPVPAAELVRAGFQDVETGMTEGHPCFVANNGRLGFGVHEYLSYAPETASPVRLVWLAAHRSRAAFTAGAGIAYESFVRQELGGDTVRRFHAVLTGQGLVPADYLFIPVHPWQWWNKLSVTFAAEVARRNLVCLGEGDDEYLAQQSIRTFFNTSHPEKHYVKTALSVLNMGFMRGLSAAYMEATPAINDWLAQLIDGDPVLKSTGLAVIRERAAVGYRHLEYERATDRHSPYRKMLAALWRESPVPTLAEGESLATMASLLHVDHEGASFAGALIERSGQAPAEWLRQYLRAYYTPLLHCFYAYDLVFMPHGENVILVLEDGAVRRAVFKDIAEEIAVMDPDAVLPPEVRRVRVDVPDDRKLLSLFTDVFDCFFRFLAARLAAEGVLAEDDFWRTVAEVTREYQETVPELAEKFRRYDLFTPEFALSCLNRLQLRDNRQMVDLTDPSGALQLAGTLRNPIAGF; this is translated from the coding sequence ATGACCCTCCCCACTCCCCTTCCCACGCCCCTCCCTACGCCCCTCCCCACGCCCCACGCCGACGCCGTGGCCCACCTCTCCCCCGAGCGCTGGGACACCGCCAACCGGCTCCTGGTCCGCAAGGCCCTCGCGGAGCTCGCGCACGAGCGGCTGATCACACCCGAGGCGGACGGCGAGGGGTACCTCGTCCGCAGCGACGACGGGCTCACCACGTACCGCTTCACCGCCACCCGGCGCGCCCTCAACCACTGGGACATCGACGCCGACTCCCTCACCCGGCACCGCGCCGGCACCGAACTGCCCCTCGCCGCACTGGACTTCGTCGTCGAGCTGCGGCGGTCGCTCGGGCTGGGCGACGAGGTCCTGCCCGTCTACCTGGAGGAGATCTCCTCCACCCTGTCCGGCACCTGCTACAAGCTCACCAAGCCGCCCGTCCCGGCCGCCGAGCTGGTCCGGGCCGGGTTCCAGGACGTCGAGACCGGGATGACGGAGGGGCACCCCTGCTTCGTCGCCAACAACGGGCGGCTCGGGTTCGGCGTCCACGAGTACCTGTCGTACGCCCCCGAGACCGCGAGCCCCGTACGGCTGGTGTGGCTGGCCGCGCACCGCTCGCGGGCCGCGTTCACGGCGGGCGCCGGCATCGCCTACGAGTCGTTCGTCCGGCAGGAGCTGGGCGGGGACACGGTCCGCCGGTTCCACGCCGTCCTCACCGGACAGGGCCTCGTCCCCGCCGACTACCTGTTCATCCCCGTCCACCCCTGGCAGTGGTGGAACAAGCTCAGCGTGACGTTCGCCGCCGAGGTCGCCCGCCGCAACCTGGTGTGCCTGGGCGAGGGCGACGACGAATACCTGGCCCAGCAGTCCATCCGGACGTTCTTCAACACCTCGCACCCGGAGAAGCACTATGTGAAGACGGCCCTGTCCGTGCTCAACATGGGCTTCATGCGCGGCCTCTCCGCCGCCTACATGGAGGCCACCCCGGCCATCAACGACTGGCTCGCCCAGCTGATCGACGGTGACCCCGTGCTCAAGTCGACCGGCCTGGCGGTCATCCGCGAGCGGGCGGCCGTCGGCTACCGGCACCTGGAGTACGAGCGGGCCACCGACCGCCACTCCCCGTACCGCAAGATGCTCGCCGCACTGTGGCGGGAGAGCCCCGTCCCCACGCTCGCGGAGGGCGAGTCGCTCGCCACCATGGCCTCGCTGCTGCACGTCGACCACGAGGGCGCGTCCTTCGCGGGCGCCCTGATCGAGCGCTCGGGTCAGGCCCCGGCCGAGTGGCTGCGCCAGTACCTGCGGGCCTACTACACCCCGCTCCTGCACTGCTTCTACGCCTACGACCTGGTCTTCATGCCGCACGGCGAGAACGTGATCCTCGTGCTGGAGGACGGTGCGGTACGGCGTGCGGTCTTCAAGGACATCGCCGAGGAGATCGCGGTGATGGACCCGGACGCCGTCCTGCCGCCGGAGGTGCGGCGCGTCCGCGTCGACGTCCCCGACGACAGGAAACTGCTGTCCCTGTTCACCGACGTCTTCGACTGCTTCTTCCGCTTCCTCGCGGCCCGGCTCGCCGCCGAGGGCGTCCTGGCGGAGGACGACTTCTGGCGCACGGTCGCCGAGGTCACCCGCGAGTACCAGGAGACGGTGCCCGAACTGGCGGAGAAGTTCCGGCGGTACGACCTCTTCACCCCCGAGTTCGCCCTGTCCTGCCTGAACCGGCTCCAGTTGCGCGACAACCGGCAGATGGTCGACCTCACCGACCCGTCCGGCGCGCTCCAGCTGGCCGGCACCCTGCGGAACCCGATCGCCGGGTTCTGA
- a CDS encoding GNAT family N-acetyltransferase — protein MTPAHTGPAAAPPAFAFRPVDPLSDAELLHSWVTHPKAAFWMMGDARLEDVERAYMEIAADDHHHALLGLRDGTPAFLMERYDPARRELVGLYEPQPGDTGMHFLVPATGTPVHGFTRAVITAVMAHLFEDPATHRVVVEPDVRNTAVHALNAAVGFVPEREVHKPEKTALLSFCTREQFEKAVSI, from the coding sequence ATGACCCCCGCCCACACCGGCCCCGCCGCCGCGCCGCCCGCCTTCGCGTTCCGGCCCGTCGACCCGCTCAGCGACGCCGAGCTGCTGCACTCCTGGGTCACCCACCCCAAGGCCGCGTTCTGGATGATGGGGGACGCCCGCCTGGAGGACGTCGAACGCGCCTACATGGAGATCGCCGCCGACGACCACCACCACGCCCTCCTCGGCCTGCGGGACGGCACACCGGCCTTCCTCATGGAGCGCTACGACCCCGCCCGGCGCGAACTGGTCGGCCTGTACGAGCCGCAGCCCGGCGACACCGGCATGCACTTCCTCGTCCCGGCCACCGGCACGCCCGTGCACGGCTTCACCCGGGCCGTCATCACCGCCGTCATGGCCCACCTGTTCGAGGATCCGGCGACACACCGGGTCGTCGTCGAGCCGGACGTCCGCAACACCGCCGTACACGCCCTGAACGCGGCCGTCGGGTTCGTGCCCGAGCGGGAGGTCCACAAACCGGAGAAGACCGCGTTGCTGAGCTTCTGCACGCGCGAGCAGTTCGAGAAGGCGGTCTCCATATGA
- a CDS encoding SidA/IucD/PvdA family monooxygenase: protein MTARPETSPRTHDFVGIGLGPFNLGLACLTEPIDGLDGVFLESKPGFEWHAGMFLDGAHLQTPFLSDLVTLADPTSPYSFLAYLKEQGRLYSFYIRENFYPLRVEYDAYCRWAAGKLSSVRFGSTVTEVTYEDGVYVVRTATGDTYRGRHLVLGTGTPPYVPEACRGLGGDFLHNSRYARGKAELQRKESITLVGSGQSAAEIYYDLLSEIDVHGYRLNWVTRSPRFFPLEYTKLTLEMTSPEYADYFHALPEATRYRLTERQKGLFKGIDGDLIDAIFDLLYQKNLAGPVPTRLLTNSALTGARHENGTYTLSFRQEEQEKDYEIASQGLILATGYRYTEPEFLAPVRDRLRRDSHGNFDIARNYAIDVTGRGVFLQNAGVHTHSVTSPDLGMGAYRNSCIIRELLGTEYYPVEKSIAFQEFAA from the coding sequence TTGACCGCGCGTCCTGAAACGAGCCCGCGCACCCACGACTTCGTGGGGATCGGCCTCGGCCCCTTCAACCTCGGCCTCGCCTGCCTCACCGAGCCGATCGACGGGCTGGACGGCGTGTTCCTGGAGAGCAAACCCGGCTTCGAGTGGCACGCGGGCATGTTCCTGGACGGCGCCCACCTCCAGACCCCGTTCCTGTCCGACCTGGTCACCCTCGCCGACCCGACCTCGCCGTACTCCTTCCTCGCCTACCTGAAGGAGCAGGGCCGGCTGTACTCGTTCTACATCCGTGAGAACTTCTATCCGCTCCGCGTGGAGTACGACGCCTACTGCCGCTGGGCGGCCGGGAAGCTGAGCAGCGTCCGGTTCGGCTCGACGGTCACCGAGGTGACGTACGAGGACGGGGTCTACGTGGTGCGGACCGCCACGGGTGACACCTACCGCGGCCGGCACCTGGTCCTCGGCACCGGCACCCCGCCCTACGTCCCCGAAGCCTGCCGGGGCCTCGGCGGCGACTTCCTGCACAACTCCCGCTATGCGCGGGGCAAGGCGGAGCTGCAGCGCAAGGAGTCCATCACGCTGGTCGGCAGCGGCCAGTCGGCGGCCGAGATCTACTACGACCTGCTGAGCGAGATCGACGTCCACGGCTACCGGCTGAACTGGGTCACCCGCTCCCCGCGCTTCTTCCCGCTCGAATACACCAAGCTCACCCTGGAGATGACGAGCCCCGAGTACGCCGACTACTTCCACGCCCTGCCCGAGGCCACCCGCTACCGGCTCACCGAACGGCAGAAGGGCCTGTTCAAGGGCATCGACGGCGACCTGATCGACGCCATCTTCGACCTGCTGTACCAGAAGAACCTCGCCGGTCCGGTGCCCACCCGGCTGCTCACCAACTCGGCGCTCACCGGAGCCCGTCACGAGAACGGCACGTACACGCTCTCCTTCCGGCAGGAGGAGCAGGAGAAGGACTACGAGATCGCGTCGCAGGGGCTGATCCTCGCCACCGGCTACCGGTACACCGAGCCGGAGTTCCTCGCCCCCGTCCGCGACCGGCTGCGCCGCGACTCCCACGGCAACTTCGACATCGCCCGCAACTACGCGATCGACGTCACCGGCCGGGGCGTCTTCCTGCAGAACGCCGGCGTGCACACCCACAGCGTCACCAGTCCCGACCTGGGCATGGGCGCGTACCGCAACAGCTGCATCATCCGCGAGCTGCTCGGCACGGAGTACTACCCGGTCGAGAAGTCCATCGCCTTCCAGGAGTTCGCCGCATGA
- the desA gene encoding lysine decarboxylase DesA: MRSHLLNGLTAEHYRRSVTEGVERVAARLATTDRPFTGVTVDALAPRIDRVDLDRPLGDTAAVLDELEEVYLRDAVYFHHPRYLAHLNCPVVIPAVLAEAVLSAVNSSLDTWDQSAGGTLIERRLIDWTADRIGLGPAADGVFTSGGTQSNLQALLLAREEAKAEATDRLRVFASEVSHFSVRKSARLLGLGEDSVVSVPVGRDKRMRTVALARELERCRAEGLVPMAVVATAGTTDFGSVDPLPGIAELCDRYGVWMHVDAAYGCGLLVSPTRRDLLDGIERADSVTVDFHKSFFQPVSSSAVLVRDAATLRHATYHAEYLNPRRMTRERIPNQVDKSLQTTRRFDALKLWLTLRTMGAEGVGALFDEVCALAREGWRMLAADPRYDVIVEPALSTLVFRYIPAAVTDPAEIDRANLYARKALFASGDAVVAGTKAGGRHYLKFTLLNPETTTDDIAAVLDLIASHAEQYLGESLDRAS, encoded by the coding sequence ATGCGCTCTCACCTGCTCAATGGCCTCACCGCGGAGCACTACCGCCGCTCCGTGACCGAAGGAGTCGAGCGGGTGGCGGCCAGACTCGCCACCACCGACCGGCCGTTCACCGGTGTCACCGTCGACGCCCTCGCCCCGCGCATCGACCGCGTCGACCTCGACCGGCCGCTCGGCGACACCGCCGCCGTCCTCGACGAGCTGGAGGAGGTCTACCTGCGGGACGCGGTGTACTTCCACCACCCCCGCTACCTCGCCCACCTCAACTGCCCGGTCGTCATCCCGGCCGTCCTGGCAGAGGCCGTCCTGTCGGCGGTCAACTCCTCGCTGGACACCTGGGACCAGTCGGCCGGCGGCACCCTGATCGAGCGACGGCTCATCGACTGGACGGCCGACCGCATCGGCCTCGGCCCCGCCGCCGACGGCGTGTTCACCTCCGGTGGCACCCAGTCCAACCTCCAGGCGCTGCTCCTCGCGCGGGAGGAGGCCAAGGCGGAGGCGACGGACCGGCTGCGCGTCTTCGCCTCCGAGGTCAGCCACTTCAGCGTGCGGAAGTCCGCCAGACTGCTGGGGCTCGGGGAGGACTCGGTCGTCTCCGTGCCCGTCGGGCGGGACAAGAGGATGCGGACCGTCGCGCTGGCACGCGAGCTGGAGCGGTGCCGTGCCGAGGGGCTGGTTCCGATGGCCGTCGTCGCCACCGCCGGGACGACCGACTTCGGCTCCGTCGACCCCCTGCCCGGGATCGCCGAACTCTGCGACCGGTACGGCGTCTGGATGCACGTGGACGCCGCCTACGGCTGCGGGCTGCTGGTCTCCCCGACCCGGCGCGACCTCCTCGACGGCATCGAGCGCGCCGACTCGGTCACCGTCGACTTCCACAAGTCCTTCTTCCAGCCGGTGAGTTCGTCCGCCGTGCTGGTCCGGGACGCGGCCACCCTGCGGCACGCCACCTATCACGCCGAGTACCTCAACCCGCGCCGCATGACGCGCGAGCGCATCCCCAACCAGGTCGACAAGTCCCTGCAGACCACCCGCCGCTTCGACGCGCTGAAGCTGTGGCTGACGCTGCGCACCATGGGCGCCGAGGGCGTCGGCGCGCTGTTCGACGAGGTGTGCGCCCTGGCCCGGGAGGGCTGGCGGATGCTCGCCGCCGACCCGCGCTACGACGTCATCGTCGAACCCGCGCTCTCCACCCTGGTCTTCCGCTACATCCCGGCGGCCGTCACCGACCCGGCGGAGATCGACCGCGCCAACCTGTACGCCCGCAAGGCCCTGTTCGCCTCCGGTGACGCCGTCGTCGCGGGTACCAAGGCGGGCGGCCGCCACTATCTGAAGTTCACCCTGCTCAACCCCGAGACGACCACGGACGACATCGCCGCCGTCCTCGACCTCATCGCCAGCCACGCCGAGCAGTACCTGGGAGAGTCCCTTGACCGCGCGTCCTGA
- a CDS encoding siderophore-interacting protein, whose amino-acid sequence MTTAVASPYRFFSLHVVRTLRLGPSLVRVTFGGPELEAFQSLGCDQSLSLFLPQPGQVEPVVPLDLGDGWWQAWRELPEGVRAVMRSYTLRALRREPDEIDVDFALHGVGPASSWAGRAGAGDRVLVLGPVVADNRAIRFRPPEGTDLVVMWGDETAVPAATAILEALPAGTRVRAWLEVPRAGDIQDVATRADAEITWLVRHDGAPMAVDPVRAARLPHAERPYVWIAGESGRVKALRRHFVGERGVDRRRVTFVGYWRQGMTEEQLRAAGE is encoded by the coding sequence ATGACTACCGCCGTTGCATCGCCGTACCGGTTCTTCTCGCTTCACGTGGTCCGCACTCTGCGGCTCGGACCTTCTCTCGTTCGGGTTACTTTCGGTGGACCGGAGTTGGAAGCGTTCCAGTCGCTCGGGTGCGATCAGTCGCTGTCGCTCTTTCTGCCGCAGCCGGGGCAGGTCGAACCCGTCGTTCCCCTCGATCTCGGGGACGGGTGGTGGCAGGCGTGGCGGGAGTTGCCTGAGGGGGTGCGGGCTGTGATGCGGTCGTACACCTTGCGGGCGTTGCGGCGGGAGCCGGACGAGATCGACGTCGACTTCGCGCTGCACGGGGTGGGGCCCGCGTCCTCGTGGGCCGGGCGGGCCGGCGCCGGGGACCGGGTGCTGGTGCTCGGTCCGGTGGTGGCCGACAACCGGGCGATCCGGTTCCGGCCGCCGGAGGGGACCGATCTGGTGGTGATGTGGGGTGACGAGACCGCCGTACCCGCGGCGACCGCGATCCTTGAGGCCCTGCCCGCCGGGACGCGGGTGCGTGCCTGGCTGGAGGTGCCGCGCGCCGGGGACATCCAGGACGTGGCGACGAGGGCGGACGCGGAGATCACCTGGCTGGTACGGCACGACGGGGCCCCCATGGCCGTCGACCCGGTACGGGCGGCGCGGCTGCCGCACGCCGAGCGGCCGTACGTGTGGATCGCGGGCGAGTCCGGGCGGGTGAAGGCACTGCGCCGGCACTTCGTCGGCGAGCGGGGCGTCGACCGCCGCCGGGTCACCTTCGTCGGGTACTGGCGGCAGGGGATGACCGAGGAGCAGTTGCGGGCGGCCGGCGAGTAA
- a CDS encoding ABC transporter substrate-binding protein has translation MPMFRSPAPSLTRRGLLAAGGALGLGAALAACGDEKSGSGGAGTAAKGGPSGPWSFKDDRGTTVKLDKVPANIVAFTGVGAALHDYGVQVKGVFGPTTTKDGKPDVQAGDMDVSKVTVLGNSWGQFNIEKYASLAPDVLISTMFDDAGTLWYVPEESKKKIAQLAPSVGISVYDRQLTQPLQRMWALAESLGGDMKAAKAVDAKKRFEEAAGRLRAAAKAKPDIRVMAGSASDQLFYVSGTHLSIDLEYFKALGVNFVEPPESAKKRGGGWYESLSWENVDKYRADIIMMDDRSSAIQPADISKGTWRKLPAVRAGQVIGRSPEPILSYDKCVPLLTELAAALEKAKKVR, from the coding sequence ATGCCCATGTTCCGTAGCCCTGCCCCCTCCCTCACCCGTCGCGGCCTCCTCGCCGCGGGCGGCGCCCTCGGACTCGGCGCCGCGCTCGCCGCCTGCGGGGACGAGAAAAGCGGCAGCGGCGGTGCCGGGACCGCGGCCAAGGGCGGGCCGTCCGGCCCCTGGAGCTTCAAGGACGACCGCGGTACGACGGTGAAGCTGGACAAGGTCCCGGCGAACATCGTCGCCTTCACCGGCGTCGGCGCGGCCCTCCATGATTACGGCGTCCAGGTCAAGGGCGTCTTCGGCCCGACGACGACCAAGGACGGCAAGCCCGACGTCCAGGCCGGCGACATGGACGTCAGCAAGGTGACCGTCCTCGGCAACAGCTGGGGGCAGTTCAACATCGAGAAGTACGCCTCCCTCGCGCCGGACGTGCTGATCTCCACGATGTTCGACGACGCCGGAACCCTCTGGTACGTCCCGGAGGAGTCGAAGAAGAAGATCGCCCAACTCGCGCCCAGCGTCGGCATCTCCGTCTACGACCGTCAGCTCACCCAGCCGCTCCAGCGCATGTGGGCACTGGCCGAGTCGCTCGGCGGCGACATGAAGGCGGCGAAGGCGGTCGACGCGAAGAAGCGGTTCGAGGAGGCGGCGGGGCGGCTGCGGGCGGCGGCCAAGGCCAAGCCGGATATCAGGGTGATGGCCGGGTCCGCGAGCGACCAGCTCTTTTATGTGTCCGGTACCCATCTGTCCATCGACCTGGAGTACTTCAAGGCGCTCGGGGTGAACTTCGTGGAGCCGCCGGAGAGTGCGAAGAAGCGGGGGGGTGGGTGGTATGAGTCGCTGAGCTGGGAGAACGTGGACAAGTACCGGGCGGACATCATCATGATGGATGACCGGTCCTCTGCGATTCAGCCCGCTGATATCAGTAAGGGGACGTGGAGGAAGTTGCCTGCGGTGCGGGCGGGGCAGGTTATCGGGCGGTCGCCCGAGCCCATCTTGTCTTACGACAAGTGTGTTCCGTTGCTTACGGAGTTGGCCGCAGCGCTGGAGAAGGCGAAGAAGGTTCGTTGA